One part of the Gemmatimonas sp. genome encodes these proteins:
- a CDS encoding non-canonical purine NTP pyrophosphatase, whose protein sequence is MLATRSAGKLRELGPLLATHGWDAITLDALGVVESAEEEGLEQYDRFEENALAKARYFATLTGRLVLADDSGLAVEALGGRPGVHSKRWSGSALQGAALDAFNNAYLQERLREAEAAGRSSRAAAYECAAACAWPEGAVVAHGRTTGQVLSAPRGTGGFGYDPYFWSEELQATFAEVARDAKAAVSHRGRAVRAVLADLSSFFPLPVDPTPRRG, encoded by the coding sequence GTGCTCGCGACACGCAGCGCGGGTAAGCTCCGGGAGCTGGGCCCGTTGCTGGCGACGCACGGTTGGGACGCGATCACCCTCGATGCGCTGGGCGTTGTCGAGTCGGCCGAGGAGGAGGGACTCGAGCAGTACGATCGCTTCGAGGAGAATGCCCTAGCAAAGGCCCGGTACTTTGCCACACTGACGGGTCGTCTGGTGCTCGCCGATGATTCGGGGCTCGCCGTGGAGGCTCTCGGCGGGCGCCCGGGTGTGCACAGCAAACGCTGGTCGGGGAGTGCGTTGCAGGGGGCGGCACTCGATGCGTTCAACAACGCGTACCTGCAGGAACGCCTGCGCGAGGCTGAGGCAGCCGGGCGTTCGTCACGTGCTGCTGCCTACGAGTGTGCGGCGGCGTGTGCATGGCCGGAAGGAGCCGTTGTGGCGCACGGGCGCACGACGGGGCAGGTGCTTTCGGCGCCGAGGGGCACGGGAGGGTTCGGGTACGACCCCTACTTCTGGTCGGAGGAGTTGCAGGCCACCTTCGCCGAGGTGGCCCGCGATGCCAAGGCGGCGGTCAGCCATCGGGGGCGGGCCGTGCGTGCCGTGCTCGCTGACCTCTCGAGTTTTTTTCCGCTGCCAGTTGACCCGACGCCACGGCGGGGATAA
- the rph gene encoding ribonuclease PH, translating to MAESSTAITLLRQGRLNNALRPVTLERGAVAYAEGSCLVSFGGTRVLCAASVESGVPGWKKGSGEGWVTAEYAMLPRATRTRVSRERSQVGGRTHEIQRLIGRSVRAMLDGFAFGEFTVKVDCDVLQADGGTRTAAITGACVAVQDAFAWMVATGRLPASPVRRRVAAISVGVIDGEARLDLDYEEDVRAGVDMNVVMSSEGRFVEVQGTGEHGTFARGELDALLDLAVHGIGQLDALQQQVLAAPLPMPV from the coding sequence GTGGCTGAATCGTCAACGGCAATCACCCTGCTGCGGCAGGGCCGTCTCAACAATGCGTTGCGTCCGGTGACGCTCGAGCGGGGGGCGGTGGCGTACGCCGAGGGCTCGTGCCTGGTGAGCTTCGGCGGCACCCGGGTGCTCTGTGCCGCGTCGGTGGAAAGCGGTGTGCCGGGGTGGAAGAAAGGCTCTGGTGAAGGGTGGGTCACGGCGGAGTACGCCATGCTACCTCGCGCCACGCGCACGCGGGTGTCGCGCGAGCGCTCGCAGGTCGGCGGCCGGACGCACGAAATCCAGCGACTCATTGGCCGCAGTGTCCGGGCCATGCTCGACGGTTTTGCGTTCGGCGAGTTCACGGTGAAGGTCGACTGTGATGTGCTGCAGGCCGACGGGGGGACGCGTACGGCGGCCATTACGGGAGCGTGTGTCGCGGTGCAGGACGCGTTCGCGTGGATGGTGGCCACGGGGCGGTTGCCCGCCTCCCCGGTTCGTCGCCGTGTGGCGGCCATCAGCGTGGGAGTGATCGACGGGGAGGCACGTCTCGATCTCGACTACGAGGAAGATGTGCGTGCCGGCGTTGACATGAACGTGGTCATGAGCAGCGAGGGGCGGTTCGTGGAGGTGCAGGGGACCGGCGAGCACGGCACCTTTGCGCGCGGTGAACTCGATGCGCTTCTCGATCTCGCGGTCCATGGAATCGGTCAGCTCGATGCGCTGCAGCAGCAGGTGCTCGCCGCGCCGCTCCCGATGCCGGTGTAA
- the lptE gene encoding LPS assembly lipoprotein LptE, whose protein sequence is MTRRALLGLGAILLCAGCYGFSGGGGLPRNLKTVAIQPFDNQTAAPELQREIFDQLRTVLRDRLNLREAPEARADLVVRGTIVTYDVDLPLGAAADARNTASNRRRLQLAIDIEIIESATSRVLLARKGLSREGQYAEGGEASGRRNALESIMADIVEGVQSQW, encoded by the coding sequence ATGACACGACGCGCCCTCCTCGGACTCGGCGCCATCCTGTTGTGCGCGGGCTGTTACGGGTTCTCCGGTGGCGGTGGGTTGCCGCGCAATCTCAAGACGGTCGCCATTCAGCCCTTCGACAACCAGACGGCTGCCCCCGAGTTGCAGCGCGAGATCTTCGATCAGCTGCGGACGGTGCTGCGCGACCGCCTCAACTTGCGTGAGGCCCCCGAGGCACGTGCAGATCTCGTCGTGCGTGGCACCATCGTGACGTACGACGTGGACCTGCCACTCGGCGCCGCAGCCGACGCGCGCAATACGGCATCGAATCGTCGCCGCCTGCAGCTCGCCATCGACATCGAAATCATCGAGTCGGCCACCAGCCGAGTGCTGCTGGCCCGCAAGGGACTGTCGCGCGAGGGACAGTATGCTGAGGGGGGCGAGGCGAGCGGTCGCAGGAATGCTCTCGAAAGCATCATGGCGGACATCGTCGAAGGGGTGCAGTCGCAGTGGTAA